A genome region from Macaca nemestrina isolate mMacNem1 chromosome 15, mMacNem.hap1, whole genome shotgun sequence includes the following:
- the LOC105495718 gene encoding protein-tyrosine sulfotransferase 2 isoform X1, producing MTGDFSPHFASGKRSSTPEPTQDMGRSLLHGLLISILTPQGLSIECEPGGLPANLSLKPQKRVLRPGLPRLRPSMRLSVRRVLLAAGCALVLVLAVQLGQQVLECRAVLAGLRSPRGAMRPEQEELVMVGTNHVEYRYGKAMPLIFVGGVPRSGTTLMRAMLDAHPEVRCGEETRIIPRVLAMRQAWSKSGREKLRLDEAGVTDEVLDAAMQAFILEVIAKHGEPARVLCNKDPFTLKSSVYLSRLFPNSKFLLMVRDGRASVHSMITRKVTIAGFDLSSYRDCLTKWNKAIEVMYAQCMEVGKDKCLPVYYEQLVLHPRRSLKLILDFLGIAWSDAVLHHEDLIGKPGGVSLSKIERSTDQVIKPVNLEALSKWTGHIPGDVVRDMAQIAPMLAQLGYDPYANPPNYGNPDPIVVNNTQRVLKGDYKTPANLKGYFQVNQNSTSSHLGSS from the exons ATGACCGGAGACTTCAGCCCTCACTTTGCTTCTGGAAAGAG GTCCAGCACCCCTGAGCCTACCCAGGACATGGGCAGGAGCCTCCTGCATGGCCTCCTGATCTCCATCCTCACCCCTCAGGGGCTGTCTATAGA ATGTGAGCCTGGCGGGCTGCCAGCTAACCTGTCGCTGAAGCCCCAGAAGCGGGTCCTCAGGCCGGGCCTGCCCCGCCTCCGGCCCAGCATGCGCCTGTCGGTGCGGAGGGTGCTGCTGGCAGCTGGCTGTGCCCTGGTCCTAGTGCTGGCGGTTCAGCTGGGGCAGCAGGTGCTAGAGTGCCGGGCGGTGCTGGCGGGCCTGCGGAGCCCCCGGGGGGCCATGCGGccggagcaggaggagctggtgATGGTGGGCACCAACCACGTGGAATACCGCTACGGCAAGGCCATGCCGCTCATCTTCGTGGGCGGCGTGCCACGCAGTGGCACCACGTTGATGCGCGCCATGCTGGACGCCCACCCCGAGGTGCGCTGCGGCGAGGAGACCCGCATCATCCCGCGCGTGCTGGCCATGCGCCAGGCCTGGTCCAAGTCTGGCCGTGAGAAGCTGCGGCTGGACGAGGCGGGGGTGACGGATGAGGTGCTGGACGCCGCCATGCAGGCCTTCATCCTGGAGGTGATTGCCAAGCACGGAGAGCCGGCCCGCGTGCTCTGCAACAAGGACCCATTTACGCTCAAGTCCTCGGTCTACTTGTCGCGACTGTTCCCCAACTCCAAATTCCTGCTGATGGTGCGGGATGGCCGAGCCTCCGTGCACTCCATGATCACGCGCAAAGTCACCATCGCGGGCTTCGACCTCAGCAGCTACCGCGACTGCCTCACCAAGTGGAACAAGGCCATCGAGGTGATGTACGCCCAGTGCATGGAGGTGGGCAAGGACAAGTGCCTGCCTGTGTACTACGAGCAGCTGGTGCTGCACCCCAGGCGCTCACTCAAGCTTATCCTCGACTTCCTTGGCATCGCCTGGAGCGACGCTGTCCTCCACCATGAAGACCTCATTGGCAAGCCGGGTGGTGTCTCCCTGTCCAA gATTGAGCGGTCCACGGACCAGGTCATCAAGCCTGTTAACCTGGAAGCACTCTCCAAGTGGACTGGCCACATCCCTGGGGATGTGGTGCGGGACATGGCCCAGATCGCCCCCATGCTGGCTCAGCTCGGCTATGACCCTTATGCAAACCCCCCCAACTACGGCAACCCTGACCCCATTGTCGTCAATAACACACAGCGG gtCTTGAAAGGGGACTATAAAACACCAGCCAATCTGAAAGGATATTTTCAG GTGAACCAGAACAGCACCTCCTCCCACTTAGGAAGCTCGTGA
- the LOC105495718 gene encoding protein-tyrosine sulfotransferase 2 isoform X3: protein MTGDFSPHFASGKRCEPGGLPANLSLKPQKRVLRPGLPRLRPSMRLSVRRVLLAAGCALVLVLAVQLGQQVLECRAVLAGLRSPRGAMRPEQEELVMVGTNHVEYRYGKAMPLIFVGGVPRSGTTLMRAMLDAHPEVRCGEETRIIPRVLAMRQAWSKSGREKLRLDEAGVTDEVLDAAMQAFILEVIAKHGEPARVLCNKDPFTLKSSVYLSRLFPNSKFLLMVRDGRASVHSMITRKVTIAGFDLSSYRDCLTKWNKAIEVMYAQCMEVGKDKCLPVYYEQLVLHPRRSLKLILDFLGIAWSDAVLHHEDLIGKPGGVSLSKIERSTDQVIKPVNLEALSKWTGHIPGDVVRDMAQIAPMLAQLGYDPYANPPNYGNPDPIVVNNTQRVLKGDYKTPANLKGYFQVNQNSTSSHLGSS from the exons ATGACCGGAGACTTCAGCCCTCACTTTGCTTCTGGAAAGAG ATGTGAGCCTGGCGGGCTGCCAGCTAACCTGTCGCTGAAGCCCCAGAAGCGGGTCCTCAGGCCGGGCCTGCCCCGCCTCCGGCCCAGCATGCGCCTGTCGGTGCGGAGGGTGCTGCTGGCAGCTGGCTGTGCCCTGGTCCTAGTGCTGGCGGTTCAGCTGGGGCAGCAGGTGCTAGAGTGCCGGGCGGTGCTGGCGGGCCTGCGGAGCCCCCGGGGGGCCATGCGGccggagcaggaggagctggtgATGGTGGGCACCAACCACGTGGAATACCGCTACGGCAAGGCCATGCCGCTCATCTTCGTGGGCGGCGTGCCACGCAGTGGCACCACGTTGATGCGCGCCATGCTGGACGCCCACCCCGAGGTGCGCTGCGGCGAGGAGACCCGCATCATCCCGCGCGTGCTGGCCATGCGCCAGGCCTGGTCCAAGTCTGGCCGTGAGAAGCTGCGGCTGGACGAGGCGGGGGTGACGGATGAGGTGCTGGACGCCGCCATGCAGGCCTTCATCCTGGAGGTGATTGCCAAGCACGGAGAGCCGGCCCGCGTGCTCTGCAACAAGGACCCATTTACGCTCAAGTCCTCGGTCTACTTGTCGCGACTGTTCCCCAACTCCAAATTCCTGCTGATGGTGCGGGATGGCCGAGCCTCCGTGCACTCCATGATCACGCGCAAAGTCACCATCGCGGGCTTCGACCTCAGCAGCTACCGCGACTGCCTCACCAAGTGGAACAAGGCCATCGAGGTGATGTACGCCCAGTGCATGGAGGTGGGCAAGGACAAGTGCCTGCCTGTGTACTACGAGCAGCTGGTGCTGCACCCCAGGCGCTCACTCAAGCTTATCCTCGACTTCCTTGGCATCGCCTGGAGCGACGCTGTCCTCCACCATGAAGACCTCATTGGCAAGCCGGGTGGTGTCTCCCTGTCCAA gATTGAGCGGTCCACGGACCAGGTCATCAAGCCTGTTAACCTGGAAGCACTCTCCAAGTGGACTGGCCACATCCCTGGGGATGTGGTGCGGGACATGGCCCAGATCGCCCCCATGCTGGCTCAGCTCGGCTATGACCCTTATGCAAACCCCCCCAACTACGGCAACCCTGACCCCATTGTCGTCAATAACACACAGCGG gtCTTGAAAGGGGACTATAAAACACCAGCCAATCTGAAAGGATATTTTCAG GTGAACCAGAACAGCACCTCCTCCCACTTAGGAAGCTCGTGA
- the LOC105495718 gene encoding protein-tyrosine sulfotransferase 2 isoform X4, translated as MRLSVRRVLLAAGCALVLVLAVQLGQQVLECRAVLAGLRSPRGAMRPEQEELVMVGTNHVEYRYGKAMPLIFVGGVPRSGTTLMRAMLDAHPEVRCGEETRIIPRVLAMRQAWSKSGREKLRLDEAGVTDEVLDAAMQAFILEVIAKHGEPARVLCNKDPFTLKSSVYLSRLFPNSKFLLMVRDGRASVHSMITRKVTIAGFDLSSYRDCLTKWNKAIEVMYAQCMEVGKDKCLPVYYEQLVLHPRRSLKLILDFLGIAWSDAVLHHEDLIGKPGGVSLSKIERSTDQVIKPVNLEALSKWTGHIPGDVVRDMAQIAPMLAQLGYDPYANPPNYGNPDPIVVNNTQRVLKGDYKTPANLKGYFQVNQNSTSSHLGSS; from the exons ATGCGCCTGTCGGTGCGGAGGGTGCTGCTGGCAGCTGGCTGTGCCCTGGTCCTAGTGCTGGCGGTTCAGCTGGGGCAGCAGGTGCTAGAGTGCCGGGCGGTGCTGGCGGGCCTGCGGAGCCCCCGGGGGGCCATGCGGccggagcaggaggagctggtgATGGTGGGCACCAACCACGTGGAATACCGCTACGGCAAGGCCATGCCGCTCATCTTCGTGGGCGGCGTGCCACGCAGTGGCACCACGTTGATGCGCGCCATGCTGGACGCCCACCCCGAGGTGCGCTGCGGCGAGGAGACCCGCATCATCCCGCGCGTGCTGGCCATGCGCCAGGCCTGGTCCAAGTCTGGCCGTGAGAAGCTGCGGCTGGACGAGGCGGGGGTGACGGATGAGGTGCTGGACGCCGCCATGCAGGCCTTCATCCTGGAGGTGATTGCCAAGCACGGAGAGCCGGCCCGCGTGCTCTGCAACAAGGACCCATTTACGCTCAAGTCCTCGGTCTACTTGTCGCGACTGTTCCCCAACTCCAAATTCCTGCTGATGGTGCGGGATGGCCGAGCCTCCGTGCACTCCATGATCACGCGCAAAGTCACCATCGCGGGCTTCGACCTCAGCAGCTACCGCGACTGCCTCACCAAGTGGAACAAGGCCATCGAGGTGATGTACGCCCAGTGCATGGAGGTGGGCAAGGACAAGTGCCTGCCTGTGTACTACGAGCAGCTGGTGCTGCACCCCAGGCGCTCACTCAAGCTTATCCTCGACTTCCTTGGCATCGCCTGGAGCGACGCTGTCCTCCACCATGAAGACCTCATTGGCAAGCCGGGTGGTGTCTCCCTGTCCAA gATTGAGCGGTCCACGGACCAGGTCATCAAGCCTGTTAACCTGGAAGCACTCTCCAAGTGGACTGGCCACATCCCTGGGGATGTGGTGCGGGACATGGCCCAGATCGCCCCCATGCTGGCTCAGCTCGGCTATGACCCTTATGCAAACCCCCCCAACTACGGCAACCCTGACCCCATTGTCGTCAATAACACACAGCGG gtCTTGAAAGGGGACTATAAAACACCAGCCAATCTGAAAGGATATTTTCAG GTGAACCAGAACAGCACCTCCTCCCACTTAGGAAGCTCGTGA
- the LOC105495718 gene encoding protein-tyrosine sulfotransferase 2 isoform X2: MAEPEHVGTGPCSRATLALPADSLGTQAQELEPRDESAHRRCEPGGLPANLSLKPQKRVLRPGLPRLRPSMRLSVRRVLLAAGCALVLVLAVQLGQQVLECRAVLAGLRSPRGAMRPEQEELVMVGTNHVEYRYGKAMPLIFVGGVPRSGTTLMRAMLDAHPEVRCGEETRIIPRVLAMRQAWSKSGREKLRLDEAGVTDEVLDAAMQAFILEVIAKHGEPARVLCNKDPFTLKSSVYLSRLFPNSKFLLMVRDGRASVHSMITRKVTIAGFDLSSYRDCLTKWNKAIEVMYAQCMEVGKDKCLPVYYEQLVLHPRRSLKLILDFLGIAWSDAVLHHEDLIGKPGGVSLSKIERSTDQVIKPVNLEALSKWTGHIPGDVVRDMAQIAPMLAQLGYDPYANPPNYGNPDPIVVNNTQRVLKGDYKTPANLKGYFQVNQNSTSSHLGSS; this comes from the exons GGCTCTGCCAGCAGACAGCCTTGGCACACAGGCACAAGAGCTGGAGCCCAGAGATGAGAGTGCCCACAGGAG ATGTGAGCCTGGCGGGCTGCCAGCTAACCTGTCGCTGAAGCCCCAGAAGCGGGTCCTCAGGCCGGGCCTGCCCCGCCTCCGGCCCAGCATGCGCCTGTCGGTGCGGAGGGTGCTGCTGGCAGCTGGCTGTGCCCTGGTCCTAGTGCTGGCGGTTCAGCTGGGGCAGCAGGTGCTAGAGTGCCGGGCGGTGCTGGCGGGCCTGCGGAGCCCCCGGGGGGCCATGCGGccggagcaggaggagctggtgATGGTGGGCACCAACCACGTGGAATACCGCTACGGCAAGGCCATGCCGCTCATCTTCGTGGGCGGCGTGCCACGCAGTGGCACCACGTTGATGCGCGCCATGCTGGACGCCCACCCCGAGGTGCGCTGCGGCGAGGAGACCCGCATCATCCCGCGCGTGCTGGCCATGCGCCAGGCCTGGTCCAAGTCTGGCCGTGAGAAGCTGCGGCTGGACGAGGCGGGGGTGACGGATGAGGTGCTGGACGCCGCCATGCAGGCCTTCATCCTGGAGGTGATTGCCAAGCACGGAGAGCCGGCCCGCGTGCTCTGCAACAAGGACCCATTTACGCTCAAGTCCTCGGTCTACTTGTCGCGACTGTTCCCCAACTCCAAATTCCTGCTGATGGTGCGGGATGGCCGAGCCTCCGTGCACTCCATGATCACGCGCAAAGTCACCATCGCGGGCTTCGACCTCAGCAGCTACCGCGACTGCCTCACCAAGTGGAACAAGGCCATCGAGGTGATGTACGCCCAGTGCATGGAGGTGGGCAAGGACAAGTGCCTGCCTGTGTACTACGAGCAGCTGGTGCTGCACCCCAGGCGCTCACTCAAGCTTATCCTCGACTTCCTTGGCATCGCCTGGAGCGACGCTGTCCTCCACCATGAAGACCTCATTGGCAAGCCGGGTGGTGTCTCCCTGTCCAA gATTGAGCGGTCCACGGACCAGGTCATCAAGCCTGTTAACCTGGAAGCACTCTCCAAGTGGACTGGCCACATCCCTGGGGATGTGGTGCGGGACATGGCCCAGATCGCCCCCATGCTGGCTCAGCTCGGCTATGACCCTTATGCAAACCCCCCCAACTACGGCAACCCTGACCCCATTGTCGTCAATAACACACAGCGG gtCTTGAAAGGGGACTATAAAACACCAGCCAATCTGAAAGGATATTTTCAG GTGAACCAGAACAGCACCTCCTCCCACTTAGGAAGCTCGTGA